The Granulicella sp. 5B5 nucleotide sequence CTGTCGATGAGGATGCCCATGGAGACGGGGACATCCTCGTGCCGAAATCCGATGATGGTCTGCGGCACCCCGTCCTCATAAACATGGAACGAGGACTGGCCGAGCGAGTCGACCGAACGGCCCGCGCTGTCGATGACGGAGGCGTTCAGACGCACCTCGTAAGCGTCGGCATGCAGGATGTACTTGCCGTCCTCTTTGGAGATGGTATTGCCAGTGGCCTGCGCGTCCCCGCCAGGCTGGGCCGGGGGCGGCGCGTTGCCATCGGGCGAAGGCACCGGGTCGGAGTCCCGGGAGAGATCGGGAGCGGGTGCTGCGTGGCCCGGGTTCTGTGGCACAGCCTGCGGAGCTTGTGCTCCAGCCCGTGCTACACCTGGCAGAAAAGCTGCCAGCAGGATCAAACTTCCAGTCCAAGTCTTACAGTTACTGCGTTGGTGCATAGTACCCCTCGCGACTATGCGCCATGAGCGCAGGCAAGCCTGGCGGTGGAATGAGTCGCACCTTCAATTTACGATATTGGCCGTCCCGCTTGCGATCCGAAGGGGTATAGCCAATGACATATTCATCGCGTAGCTCCTCGCTGATGCGCTCGGCGATGTCGGCAAGGTCCTGCAAGTCGAGCACCTTGAAGAGCCTGCCGCCGGTCGCTGTGGAGATATCGTTCAGCAGGATCGGCCCATTCTGCTCTTCTTCGGTGGCCGCATACTGGTCGAAGATGCCGATGGAGTAGATCTGGACCTCACTCTCGCGGATGACCCGCTTCAGCTCGCCCTCCGTATACCGGCTGCGGTTGTCGCCGCCATCGGAGATCACGAGCAGGGCCTTGCGCTGCCATTTAGCCGACTTGAGCTTGTTCACGCCCAGGTAGATGGCATCGATCAGCGCGGTCCGGTTCTGGGGCTTCAGCATCACCATTCGGGCTTCTACATCCTCCACATCCGACGTGTAATCGACCAGGATCGCCGGCCGGTCGTTGAAACCTACGACGAAGAACTCGTCCTGCGGGTTGCAAGTGTGCAAAAACTCGCTGAGCGCTTTGCGCGCCCGGATGAACTTGGACTGCATGCTGCCGCTGAGGTCAAAGACGATGCCGATGGAGAGCGGCGCGTCCTCGGTACCGAAACTTTTGATGGTTTGCTGTAGATTGTTGTCGAATACCGCGAAGTTTTCCTTCTCAAGCCCGGTAACGAGGCGGTCCATGGGATCGGTCACGCTAACCGGCACCAACACCATGTCTACATTCACGCGGATCTCCCCGCCGTTGGCCGAAGTGGCTCGGGCTGCGACATCACCGTCGACGATCGCCGGTTTCAGGTCCTTGGGCATCGCTGGAGGCGGCGGCGCAGCGGTATGCACATCGTTCAAGGGGTTCTCCTGGGCCCTGCACGGCACCCCACACCACACCAGCAACGCCAGAACGCCGCCTGCCCCCATCCAGACTCTCCAGCTAACGCTCATACATCAACTCCGCCGGGGCCCACTTGCTTTGCGCCCTACAGTACCGCAATTTCCGCTCCGACGCATAACTATCTGCTCCCGCATCCGCGCCGCGCAACTAACGACGGTCACGTTTGCGAGGACGCCGCACGATGCTCGAGGCACATTTCCCATAATTGACCGCCTATCGAGCGTGTGCTCTAATTCGCGCGTCCGTCTCAGCGTGCTTTTTCGCGTCCGGAACATAAGCATTTCGATCTGTGATGAGCTACCAGGAGGCAATTCAGTTATGCACTTTGGCGTACCCGCGGCCCTTGCTTTCATCCTG carries:
- a CDS encoding VWA domain-containing protein, which gives rise to MHTAAPPPPAMPKDLKPAIVDGDVAARATSANGGEIRVNVDMVLVPVSVTDPMDRLVTGLEKENFAVFDNNLQQTIKSFGTEDAPLSIGIVFDLSGSMQSKFIRARKALSEFLHTCNPQDEFFVVGFNDRPAILVDYTSDVEDVEARMVMLKPQNRTALIDAIYLGVNKLKSAKWQRKALLVISDGGDNRSRYTEGELKRVIRESEVQIYSIGIFDQYAATEEEQNGPILLNDISTATGGRLFKVLDLQDLADIAERISEELRDEYVIGYTPSDRKRDGQYRKLKVRLIPPPGLPALMAHSREGYYAPTQ